CACCGGTTGTAAAGGTCCATTCCTTGTCAACTGCCAGTGGGTTGCCTGCGAGATCCGTGGCCCCAATAGTAATTTTGGCGGTATAAACAATGCCGGAATCGAGAGCGGTTGTCGGCGCAAAGCTCGCAGTTTTGACGCCGGCAGGGTAAGTCACCTCCCCGGCTACGGTTCCGCCAGGTTCTGTCAGAGTAAAGGTGGTGCCGGTGATCGTTGCCGAGGCCATGTCTTCACTGAAGGTCGCGATGATCTTGGTGTTGATAGCCACATCTGTAGCCGTATTATTAGGGACGGTGAGAGTTACAGTGGGCGCGGTGGTGTCCGTGACAGGGGGCGCAGGGTTGCTGTCATTGTTGTTGTTACATCCGGTCATAAAAACAGTTAGCAGTAACGCAAATAGAAGATAAGCGTTCTGCATCGTGAATTTTTTCATAATAAGTCTCCTTTAGTGTTTATAATTTTGGGAAAAACAATATATATTGTTGACTGCCTTTTGTTGTCAGGCTCCTGTTGCGCACTTCCTCTCCTTTCCCCCACATGACTTTTTAAGTCAAATTTATCCTCAAGTCTGATTCCACTCTTCTAAAAGGGGGCGCATTTAGATGGGATGATCAGTTTCTTGTAAAGTTAATAGAGCAAGTAGCCTGCCAACGGAGTCGGCATAAGTCATATGTTTGTTTTTATCGTGTAATAACGGGGGGTGTGCCAAGCAGAGCAGCGTTTGCTCAGTAGGGGATATTCCACAATTGCCCTTCATATTTGGCGGAACCACAGCATTTTGAGGGATGCTTTGAAGGCAAACCCGGCCTGTCATTTTGTAATAGGACGATTAGTCTGGCGCAAAATAATTCGGTTATATTGTGCAGGATCGGATATAATCGTAATGAAAATTATGAAAAAATAATTCAAAGAAGGCGGCAGGCGGCAACGATCAAAAATCACCATAATCTCGCGATGATTCGTTTTATCCGTATCTCGACAACGAGCTTCATGCCCGCCGGTTCACCTGCTGACCTCAGAAATTTTCTATGCTCCTCCTGATGGGGGCGGCATCTCTCTGAATTCCCAGTGATCTGCGGTTGAGTTTGTCTCTGCGGAGATTTCCACCTGAAGACTGACTGCAGAAGTCTCAATATATGCCAAGCGTAACGGCAGGGTTTCATTTAAAGACTTCAAGCCTAACAATTTAATGAATGGGGCAATAATGAGTATCAACAACGACAAGAGCCTGTCAGCAGCTGCCGAACTTCGCCCCCAGGCGGAAGCGCTGCCGATAGCGACCGAGGATGAGTTCAAGGTATGGGCGCTGCAGCGGGCCATCTTTAACAGCGCCAACTTCTCGAGCATCGCCACCGATGCCAAGGGCATCATCCAGATCTTCAATGTCGGCGCCGAGCGCATGCTGGGCTACAAGGCGGCCGAGGTGATGAATAAGATCACCCCGGCCGACATCTCCGATCCGCAGGAGTTGATCTCCCGTGCCAAGGAGCTCACCGCTGAACTCGATACTCCGATTACCCCGGGCTTCGAGGCCCTGGTGTTCAAGGCCTCTCGCGGCATCGAGGACATCTACGAGCTGACTTATATCCGTAAGGACGGCAGCCGTTTCCCGGCGGTGGTTTCGGTTACCGCCCTGCGCGACGAGCAGGAAACCATCATCGGCTACCTGCTGATCGGCACCGATAACACAGCCCGCAAGGAGATCGAGGCGGAACAGATGCTGCTCGATCAGGCCCTGCGCGACCAGCAGTTTTATACCCGCTCGCTTATCGAATCCAACATCGACGCGATTATGACCACCGATCCGGCCGGAATCATTAGCGACGTCAACAAACAGATGGAGGCGCTTACCGGTTGCACGCGCGACGAACTGATCGGCGCACCGTTCAAGAATTACTTTACCGAACCGGATCGGGCCGCAGCAGCCATCAAGCTGGTGCTGCGCAACAAGAGGGTGACCAACTACGAGCTCACCGCGCGCGCCAGGAACGGCAAGGAAACCGTGGTGTCCTACAACGCAGCCACCTTCTATGATCGGGACCGGAGACTGCAGGGCATGTTCGCCGCCGCGCGCGATATTACGGAGCTCAAACGTTTCGAAAAGAAACTGCAAGAGAATAACGCCGAGCTGGATAATGCCAAGACCGCAGCGGAAAAAGCCAATCGCGCCAAGTCGGAGTTCCTGTCTAGTATGAGCCATGAGTTGCGCTCCCCGCTCAATGCGATCCTCGGTTTTGCCCAATTAATGCAAAAGGATAAATCACAGCCAACGCCCAAACAAAAGTCCAGCATCGAGCAGATTCTCAAGGCTGGCTGGTATCTGCTGAAGCTGATTAACGAAATTCTCGATCTGGCGATGATCGAGTCGGGAAAGATGTCGATGTCGCTGGAACCGATGTCGCTGGTCGATGTCATGCTCGAATGCCAGACCATGATTGAGCCAGAGGCGAAAAAAAGCGGCATTAGTTTAAGTTTTCCCCAGTTTGAAAATCCTTATTTTGTGTATGCCGACCAGACCAGGGTCAAGCAGGTCCTGGTAAACCTGCTTTCCAACGCCATCAAATACAACCGTACGCAGGGAGAGGTCGAGGTGACCTGCGAAGTCTGCGCCCCGGGCCGAATCCGCATCAGCGTGCGGGATACCGGTGAGGGGTTGTCGCCTGGAAAACTTGCGGAGCTTTTCCAGCCGTTCAATCGTCTCGGTCAAGAGGGCGGTGTCAAAGAAGGCACCGGCATCGGCCTGGTGGTGAGCAAGCGACTGGTTGAACTGATGGGGGGCGAAATCGGCGTGGAAAGCACTGTCGGGGTGGGTAGTGTGCTGTGGATCGAACTGAATACGGCGGCTGAGCCACAAATTGCCAGCTCCTCGCCGCAGGAGATGGTGGTGATTCAAGCCCCTGTTCAGCCTGGCTCCCCACTGCGCACCCTGTTATATGTAGAAGACAACCAGGCCAACATGCAGCTGGTCGAGCAACTCATCATCGAGTTTCGTTCCGATTTGCGCCTGGTTGGCGCGACGGATGGCACCCAAGGTATCGCCCTGGCGAACATCCATCAGCCGGAGGTAATCCTGATGGACATCCATCTGCCCGGCATCAGCGGCATCCAGGTGCTGAAAGTCCTCCGAGAAGACCCTGCAACCGCGCATATCCCGGTAATTGCGATCAGCGCCAATGCCATGCCGAGCGATATCGAGAAAGGTCTGGATGGCGGATTCTTCCATTATCTCACCAAGCCGATCCAGGTCAACGAGTTCATGGTAACGCTGGATAGTGCCCTGAAATATGCCGAAGAGGGAGCAGCCCGGGCAGCAAAAGCAAAGAAGGAATTGATTTAATGATAACTCGGCCAGATATTCTCAGTGCCAATATCCTCATCGTTGACGATCAGGAGGCCAATGTCATCCTGCTTGAGCAGTTGCTGGCTGAAGCCGGCTATACCTGCATTTCATCAACGATGAATCCCCTGGAGGTTTGCGGGCTGCATCGCCAGAACAACTACGATCTTATCCTCCTCGACCTGCAGATGCCGGGTATGGATGGGTTCCAGGTTATGGAGGGCCTCAAGGCAGATGCGCCGGAGGATTATTTTCCGGTCCTGGTGATCACCGCCCAACCTGGTCACAAATTGCGTGCCTTGCAAACCGGCGCCAAAGATTTTATCAGCAAGCCGTTCGATCTGGTCGAAGTCGAAACGCGGATCCATAACCTGCTGGAGGTCCGTCTGCTGTATAACCAACTGGACAATTATAATAAAATTATGGAACAGACAGTGCTGGAACGAACTGGCGAGCTGCTTAAGTCGAATGTCCAACTCACGCAGGAAATTGAGGAACGCAAGAAGGCGGAAGAGTCACTCCAGAATACCTATGTGGAAATAAAACAGCTTAAAGATCGGCTCCAGGCTGAGAACACCTACCTGCAGCAGGAGGTTGAGCAGCGGGACAACTTCGGTGAGATTATTGGTCAAAGCAAAGCCCTTGCGGAGGTCTTCATGAGGGTTGAACAGGTAGCGCCCATGAATGCAACGGTCCTGCTCATGGGCGAGACCGGCACCGGCAAGGGCGTGATCGCCCGTGCCATCCACAGCAGCAGTACACGCAAGGGCCGGTCGATGATTACGGTTAACTGTGCGTCTCTGCCGGCGAATCTCATCGAAAGCGAACTCTTCGGGCGCGAGAAGGGCGCCTTCACCGGCTCCAATGCCCGGCAGATCGGGCGTTTCGAGCTGGCCGACGGCGGCACCATCTTCCTTGACGAAATCGGCGAGATGCCGCTGGAGCTGCAATCCAAGTTGCTCCGGGTTATTCAGGACGGCGAGTTTGAACGGCTGGGCAGCCCCCGCACCATTAAGATCGATGTGCGAATCATTGCGGCCAGCAACCGGAACCTGGAGGAAGAAATCAGCAACGGCAAGTTCCGGGAAGATCTCTATTACCGACTTAATGTTTTTCCCATCACCCTCCCGCCCCTGCGGAAACGCAAGGATGACATCTCGCTCCTGGTCACGCATTTTGTCGCCAAATTCAATAAAAAAATGGGCAAGAAGATAGAGAGTGTCCCAAAAGAGACCATGGATCTTCTGCAGGAATACCATTGGCCCGGCAACGTCCGGGAATTGGAGAGTGTCGTGGAGCGGGCAGTGATCATCAGCCAGGGAAGTGCGCTCCAGGTATTGGACCGGTTTGATGCCTCCCGGAAACGCGAGCAAACCACCGGGCAGGAAATCAAATCCATTGCCGAGTTGGAACATGACCACATTCTGTTGGTACTCAAGGAAACCGGTGGACGGATCGAGGGGAAAAACGGCGCGGCGCTACTCCTTGGTCTTAACCCCAGTACGCTGCGCGCCCGGATGCGGAAACTGGACATTAGCCGCCAATAGAGATCGCTGTCGGCGCTTCCAGGAGAAGGCTTGTCAAGTCGTTCGCCGTAGCGAACCACCTGTAATTTTCAATTCAGGATCAACTCAACCGATACAATAGCGAGTGAAGTTGCATTATTCAAGATTCGCCCCTTCTTCTCAGGTTTATTGTGCTTGAAGGACTTGACACTATACAATCATTACTGCCTTACTGCCGCGAGACCGTCATATTGGACGGTTCTGTTAAATGCGACGCCTGCCTCTGACAGGTTTACCCTGTCACTTATTTCGCCATTTCAAATTTTATCCTGCGTAATCAATCTGTTATCTATCAAAGTGTTCGTGTTTCTCCTCTGGCATGCTCGTTGCAATTATCCATCATGAAAGTGTAAAAATGGTAGAAAAGTGGGTTTGCCACTAATTTTTTTTCAAGTTGAATTCCTCAAGGAGGGGACACGTAATGAATAAATACAAAACATATTCTAAGATATTGCTGCTGGCAGTAATACTCGGCAGTTTTGTGGCCGTGAGTGCAAGCGTTGCAACTGCCAAAGGTCCCAAAGGTCCCAAAGGTCCGATGCCGGTAAGCCTTGGCGCAGCTGAAACTTTCGCGATTCTAAGCAAAAGCGGAATCACCAACGTTTATCGATCCGCTATTGTTGGGGATGTTGGAACGAGCCCCATCACCGGTGCAGCTCTCCTTCTCACCTGCACGGAAGTCTCGGGCGACATATACACCGTCGATGCGGCTGGTCCTCTCCCCTGTGCGGTGGAAGACGCCACCTTCCTGACCTATGCTGTGGAGGACATGGAATCCGCGTACGACGACGCTGCGGGGCGAAGTTCACCCAGTTTCACTGAACTGGGCGCCGGTGAAATTGGCGGGCTAACCCTCGCTCCTGGCCTCTACAAATGGAGTACTGATCTTTTGATTACCACAGATGTCAGGCTCTCGGGCGGTCCGAACGATGTCTGGATCTTCCAGGTAGCAGGCACACTGAACCAGGCCAACTCTACACGAGTAAAACTGGCCAAAGGCGCACAGGCCAAGAACATTTTCTGGCAGGTTGCAGGCGCAGTGACTCTTGGAACCAATGCGCACTTTGAAGGCATCGTACTGGGGAAAACCATGATTGCCGTCAACACTGGAACATCGGTCAACGGCAGACTGTTGGCGCAGACTGCGGTCACCCTTCAGATGAATGCGATTACCGAGCCCGCCGAGTAAGGACGCATACCTCTCATGTGGAAATAGTTAAGGGTTACAGATTCCGGCCTGTAGCCTTTTTACTAATGCCTCACCACTTCCTCCAGCCCCTTTCATGTCTATTTTTCGGTGATTCAGGAGGAGGCAAAGACTGTTGACATAAAGGAATTCGCATTGAAGCCAGTCCATGTCATCGATCGGACAACTGATCCGGAAAATCCTTGACAAGTACCCCGGAGTGGCAAGCTGATACAGTTCAGCGGGTGACCGACGACACCAGTTGAACTAGCGATACTGTTCGTACCTGCAGCCCCGTGATGTGCCAAATACATTCGTCCTTACCAGAGGTTAGCCATGTCCAAAAAAATTAGTACCCCCATTCTGAACCCGGATGCCATCCCGGTGAAGGGTATCACCGAGGTACGAGGTCAGGAAGCCTTGATTAAAGCTGGGGCTTTGCAGGACGCGATTTTCAATAGTGCCAACTTCTCGAGTATCGCCACCGACGCCAAGGGTGTCATTCAGATTTTCAACGTCGGCGCGGAACGGATGTTGGGCTACTTGGCCGCCGAAGTGATGAACACGATCACACCGGCCGACATCTCCGATCCCCAGGAGTTGATTGCCCGCGCCAAGAAGTTGAGCGACGAACTTAAAACGCCGATTCAACCCGGCTTTGAGGCCTTGGTGTTCAAGGCCTCCCGGGGCATTGAGGACATCTACGAGCTGACCTATATCCGCAAGGATGGCAGCCGCTTTCCGGCGGTGGTGTCGGTCACGGCCCTGCGTGACGCACAAAAAAGCATTATCGGCTACCTGCTGATCGGTACTGACAACACAGCTCGCAAGCAGGCCGAAGAGGCCTTGATTAAAGCTGGGGCTTTGCAGACGGCGATTTTCAAAAGTGCCAACTTTTCTAGTATCGCCACGGACGCCAAGGGTGTCATTCAGATTTTCAATGTCGGCGCGGAACGGATGTTGGGCTACTCGGCCACCGAAGTGATGAACACGATCACGCCGGCCGACATTTCCGATCCCCAGGAGCTGATTGCCCGCGCCAAGGAGTTAAGCGCCGAACTCGAAACGCCGATTCAGCCCGGCTTTGAGGCTTTGGTGTTCAAGGCCTCCCGGGGCATTGAGGACATCTACGAGCTGACCTATATCCGCAAGGATGGCAGCCGCTTTCCGGCAGTGGTGTCGGTCACGGCCCTGCGTGACGCACAAAAAAGGATTATCGGCTATCTGCTGATCGGCACTGACAACACGGCTCGCAAGCAGGCCGAAGAGGCACTGCTTAAAGCTGATGCTTTGCAGGACGCGATTTTCAATAGCGGCAATTTTTCGACTATCGCCACGGACGCCAAGGGTGTCATTCAGATCTTCAACGTCGGCGCGGAACGGATGTTGGGCTACTCGGCCGCCGAAGTGATGAACAAGAGCACGCCGGCCGACATCTCCGATCCCCAGGAGGTGATCGAGCGAGCCAAGGAATTGAGCGACGAACTTCAAACGCCGATTCAGCCCGGCTTTGAGGCCTTGGTATTCAAGGCCTCCCGGGGCATTGAGGACATCTACGAGCTGACCTATATCCGCAAGGATGGCAGCCGCTTTCCGGCAGTGGTGTCGGTCACGGCCCTGCATGACGCGCAAAGAGTCATTATCGGCTATCTGTTGATCGGCACCGATAACACCGCTCGCAAGCAGATCGAGGCCGAGCAGAGGGTGCTCGGGCAGCGCCTGCGTGACCAGCAGTTCTACACCCGCTCCCTGTTCGAATCCAACATCGACGCACTGATGACCACTGACCCAGCCGGAATCATCACCGACATCAACAAACAGATGGAGGCACTCACCGGTTGCACTCGAGACGAGTTGATCGGTGCGCCGTTCAAAAATTACTTCACCGATCCTAAACGGGCCGAGGCGGCCATCAAACAGGCGCTGAACAAAAAGAAGGTCTCCAACTATGAACTCACGGCACGCAACAGGGAAGGCAAGGAAACAGTGGTGTCTTACAATGCAACCACCTTCTATGATCGGGACCGGAGGCTGCAGGGTGTGTTCG
Above is a window of Pseudomonadota bacterium DNA encoding:
- a CDS encoding Ig-like domain-containing protein, whose protein sequence is MKKFTMQNAYLLFALLLTVFMTGCNNNNDSNPAPPVTDTTAPTVTLTVPNNTATDVAINTKIIATFSEDMASATITGTTFTLTEPGGTVAGEVTYPAGVKTASFAPTTALDSGIVYTAKITIGATDLAGNPLAVDKEWTFTTG
- a CDS encoding PAS domain S-box protein: MSINNDKSLSAAAELRPQAEALPIATEDEFKVWALQRAIFNSANFSSIATDAKGIIQIFNVGAERMLGYKAAEVMNKITPADISDPQELISRAKELTAELDTPITPGFEALVFKASRGIEDIYELTYIRKDGSRFPAVVSVTALRDEQETIIGYLLIGTDNTARKEIEAEQMLLDQALRDQQFYTRSLIESNIDAIMTTDPAGIISDVNKQMEALTGCTRDELIGAPFKNYFTEPDRAAAAIKLVLRNKRVTNYELTARARNGKETVVSYNAATFYDRDRRLQGMFAAARDITELKRFEKKLQENNAELDNAKTAAEKANRAKSEFLSSMSHELRSPLNAILGFAQLMQKDKSQPTPKQKSSIEQILKAGWYLLKLINEILDLAMIESGKMSMSLEPMSLVDVMLECQTMIEPEAKKSGISLSFPQFENPYFVYADQTRVKQVLVNLLSNAIKYNRTQGEVEVTCEVCAPGRIRISVRDTGEGLSPGKLAELFQPFNRLGQEGGVKEGTGIGLVVSKRLVELMGGEIGVESTVGVGSVLWIELNTAAEPQIASSSPQEMVVIQAPVQPGSPLRTLLYVEDNQANMQLVEQLIIEFRSDLRLVGATDGTQGIALANIHQPEVILMDIHLPGISGIQVLKVLREDPATAHIPVIAISANAMPSDIEKGLDGGFFHYLTKPIQVNEFMVTLDSALKYAEEGAARAAKAKKELI
- a CDS encoding sigma-54 dependent transcriptional regulator produces the protein MITRPDILSANILIVDDQEANVILLEQLLAEAGYTCISSTMNPLEVCGLHRQNNYDLILLDLQMPGMDGFQVMEGLKADAPEDYFPVLVITAQPGHKLRALQTGAKDFISKPFDLVEVETRIHNLLEVRLLYNQLDNYNKIMEQTVLERTGELLKSNVQLTQEIEERKKAEESLQNTYVEIKQLKDRLQAENTYLQQEVEQRDNFGEIIGQSKALAEVFMRVEQVAPMNATVLLMGETGTGKGVIARAIHSSSTRKGRSMITVNCASLPANLIESELFGREKGAFTGSNARQIGRFELADGGTIFLDEIGEMPLELQSKLLRVIQDGEFERLGSPRTIKIDVRIIAASNRNLEEEISNGKFREDLYYRLNVFPITLPPLRKRKDDISLLVTHFVAKFNKKMGKKIESVPKETMDLLQEYHWPGNVRELESVVERAVIISQGSALQVLDRFDASRKREQTTGQEIKSIAELEHDHILLVLKETGGRIEGKNGAALLLGLNPSTLRARMRKLDISRQ
- a CDS encoding DUF3494 domain-containing protein, yielding MNKYKTYSKILLLAVILGSFVAVSASVATAKGPKGPKGPMPVSLGAAETFAILSKSGITNVYRSAIVGDVGTSPITGAALLLTCTEVSGDIYTVDAAGPLPCAVEDATFLTYAVEDMESAYDDAAGRSSPSFTELGAGEIGGLTLAPGLYKWSTDLLITTDVRLSGGPNDVWIFQVAGTLNQANSTRVKLAKGAQAKNIFWQVAGAVTLGTNAHFEGIVLGKTMIAVNTGTSVNGRLLAQTAVTLQMNAITEPAE